The following are encoded together in the Nitrospirota bacterium genome:
- a CDS encoding ABC transporter ATP-binding protein, whose translation MTNRNIILEIKNVFKSYRRGNQILQVLNDISLDIEEGEFLALMGPSGSGKTTLLNLIAGIDKVDSGIIKIKGIDITQLTETELATWRSSNVGFIFQFYNLIPVLTAFENVELPLLLTGLSKKERRIHVETALNIVNLADRMEHYPGQLSGGQQQRVAIARAIVTDPIILVADEPTGDLDRISANDVLELMERLVHELGKTIIMVTHDPRAAKKAHIIMHLDKGVLNASFQVNF comes from the coding sequence ATGACTAACAGAAATATAATTCTTGAGATAAAAAATGTCTTCAAGTCATATCGCAGAGGGAATCAGATTCTACAGGTATTAAATGATATATCACTTGATATTGAAGAGGGTGAATTCCTTGCTTTGATGGGGCCTTCGGGTTCAGGCAAGACAACGCTTTTAAATCTTATTGCAGGGATCGATAAGGTTGACAGCGGAATAATAAAGATCAAAGGAATTGATATTACTCAACTTACTGAGACCGAACTTGCAACATGGCGATCATCAAATGTAGGTTTCATATTCCAGTTCTATAATCTGATCCCGGTGCTTACCGCTTTTGAAAATGTTGAGTTGCCTTTGCTCTTAACAGGTCTTTCAAAAAAGGAACGCCGGATACATGTAGAAACTGCTCTTAATATAGTTAATCTTGCAGACAGGATGGAACATTATCCCGGACAATTGTCAGGAGGTCAGCAGCAGAGGGTTGCTATTGCTCGTGCCATTGTAACAGATCCTATAATACTCGTTGCTGATGAACCAACCGGAGACCTTGACAGGATTTCTGCAAATGATGTTCTCGAGCTCATGGAACGCCTTGTTCATGAACTTGGGAAAACCATTATCATGGTTACACATGATCCAAGGGCAGCTAAAAAAGCACATATAATAATGCATCTTGATAAAGGTGTTTTAAATGCAAGTTTTCAAGTTAATTTTTAA
- a CDS encoding efflux RND transporter periplasmic adaptor subunit, protein MANEDLSQLKIDKSAVTYRPKRHKKLIYWMAGFILIAVIITLYLTGFLTPSVDVEVTNVTQLYPSQTFTVLNASGYVVAQRKAAVASKVTGRLVSISVEEGSRVRTGEIIAQLENEDVFASKRQAEANMKVAHHNLEQAKAELTDASLYFNRIKNLLEQDFVSRSEYDAAEARYKKALALVEASEASVKAATAALEVARVSLDYTFIRAPFDAVVLTKNADIGDIVSPFSAAANAKAAVVTIADMNSLQVEVDVSESNIQNVKIGQPCEIQLDALPDSRFRGKVHMIVPTADRTKATVLVKVSFIDRDKRILPEMSAKVAFLSREVKLEEQKPFTAINKDAVITINGKSYVYLVIEDRVKKTSINIGSKYDEMTEILNGVKAGDRVVLRPLNKMRDGLRIKIKEE, encoded by the coding sequence ATGGCAAATGAAGATCTGTCTCAGTTAAAGATTGATAAATCTGCTGTAACCTACCGTCCGAAAAGACATAAGAAGTTAATATATTGGATGGCAGGGTTCATTCTAATTGCTGTTATTATAACCCTTTACCTAACAGGTTTCTTGACACCTTCTGTTGATGTTGAAGTTACAAATGTAACACAACTTTATCCTTCACAAACATTTACAGTTTTGAATGCCAGTGGATATGTTGTTGCTCAACGTAAAGCAGCAGTTGCATCAAAAGTGACAGGTCGTCTGGTGTCAATCTCTGTAGAAGAAGGAAGTAGAGTCAGAACAGGTGAAATTATTGCTCAACTCGAAAACGAAGATGTGTTTGCTTCTAAGCGACAGGCAGAAGCTAATATGAAAGTAGCACATCATAATCTTGAACAGGCAAAAGCTGAGCTTACTGATGCCAGTCTATATTTCAATAGAATCAAAAATCTTTTGGAGCAGGATTTTGTTTCAAGGTCAGAGTATGATGCAGCAGAAGCCCGTTACAAGAAGGCGCTTGCATTGGTTGAAGCTTCAGAAGCTTCAGTAAAGGCAGCTACAGCAGCTCTTGAGGTAGCCAGGGTATCACTTGATTATACCTTTATTAGAGCACCTTTCGATGCCGTTGTTCTAACAAAAAATGCAGATATTGGAGATATTGTCAGCCCTTTCAGTGCGGCTGCGAATGCAAAGGCTGCTGTGGTGACAATAGCTGACATGAATTCACTTCAGGTAGAAGTTGACGTATCAGAGTCAAATATTCAGAACGTAAAAATTGGACAGCCCTGTGAGATTCAACTTGATGCTCTGCCTGATTCACGTTTCAGGGGAAAAGTGCATATGATAGTGCCCACTGCTGACCGCACAAAAGCAACTGTGCTTGTGAAAGTTAGTTTTATTGACAGAGATAAACGTATTTTGCCAGAAATGAGCGCTAAGGTGGCTTTTCTATCCAGAGAAGTCAAGTTAGAAGAACAGAAACCTTTTACAGCTATTAATAAAGATGCTGTCATAACAATAAATGGTAAGAGTTATGTGTATCTTGTCATTGAAGATAGAGTTAAGAAGACCTCTATAAATATTGGATCGAAGTATGATGAAATGACAGAAATTTTGAATGGAGTTAAGGCAGGTGACAGGGTTGTGCTGAGACCACTGAATAAAATGAGGGACGGTTTAAGGATAAAGATAAAAGAAGAGTAA
- a CDS encoding DUF1318 domain-containing protein, which produces MKTRTKYLLVALIFIITSCVAITVNIYFPEKDVQEAYKNLEKELMKTDQEENIGKPEEKPQSSIRFEFIATANAQESGLADKVSEIVKKMPDVVNAYNEMGKRLPEIDRLRDSGVVGEGNNGLLIEREGKLSPQDKKLVNMENENRKTVMNGMAKAIIRVNRDRENEETMKKAMPLAVEQFAALRRDKAKKGWWIQDANGNWDKK; this is translated from the coding sequence ATGAAAACAAGGACTAAATATCTACTGGTGGCACTGATTTTTATAATAACATCATGTGTTGCGATAACAGTTAATATTTACTTCCCTGAAAAAGATGTTCAGGAGGCATACAAAAATCTTGAAAAAGAGCTGATGAAAACAGATCAGGAAGAAAATATCGGAAAGCCAGAGGAGAAACCACAAAGTTCGATTCGTTTTGAATTTATTGCAACTGCTAATGCACAGGAGTCCGGACTTGCAGATAAAGTATCAGAGATTGTTAAGAAAATGCCGGATGTAGTTAATGCATATAATGAAATGGGGAAAAGGCTTCCGGAGATTGATAGACTCAGGGACAGCGGAGTTGTTGGTGAGGGGAATAATGGATTACTAATAGAAAGAGAGGGCAAATTGAGCCCTCAAGACAAAAAGCTTGTTAATATGGAGAATGAAAATAGGAAGACAGTTATGAATGGAATGGCAAAGGCAATTATCAGGGTTAACAGGGATAGAGAAAATGAAGAGACTATGAAAAAGGCCATGCCTTTAGCTGTCGAGCAATTTGCTGCACTTAGACGTGACAAGGCAAAAAAAGGATGGTGGATACAGGATGCAAATGGCAATTGGGATAAAAAATAG
- a CDS encoding AsmA family protein has product MSLKVKRLIKIISLVLLVLTICFVTLAYLKYQDFKKALISKMEDEATSFMGQKVDIGDMSFSLTGIDIYNISVKNPVGFSSGELLRIKKLHLNMKYRELFNKKFYLKRILVYSPELTLVKDKEGRLNISEKLRNFFKRKPTIIYQIDNLELKSGSFDFNKVFRTEKINIHIKNLSSNAGVKTSIKGSSSFVEDNKISFEGWAYLKDEPKRLNISVLSKDINLLLFKQIFNKYGINTENTKTSFYLNAWGDTTKGLNIKSDISIKKAGFAFFKRDTKEILLNMRAFLNMPEKLLSIEDCSISSNHIATTTLKGEIKRMENDFVFTIWPKINKLDLSKFNFMKNVQLNGIITSENLLIHGSIKKHFPEISGTVNLRDGVFKSKNADIDAINAKLIFLPGKNISARAETIVRISRLKGYQFNTTANANFMFKAKEDLKDIVLISYINLSPVEIDIEKENKVQMESLTLDVKGNFKEKKFSLEGLADIRNVQYRKYKIPQLHTGFIIKNSGEDIALKNLNIDGKDFKLTSELVTVNFPEKGKKVEATIKTEKLNAYYPVKKAEIRDTSLYLDIRRISNLIKGTSNFSIGGLWFNGIHTASIRGGGKFNNEIFSLEISKAEVLHGNVRLKADGRISKSLYPLKIELYTEDIDLGKMSEETMKIIDLPYRVSGNLKRLIFDGILENAGVLEGRAKMEAEKIEVFDKKTKSILKDISMTGDGEFKGEDISFIIKASEGRISADISGSVKNFFKKDRLFEMKITHPEIKLTDVRETLWEVFPDSFLYAELGGSFSSVFSIKYTASSLQVDGKLKLNNIVLEGENREYYVGPVNGIIPIGYKKPRVKAVKDMPLFERSEFNNLKKYFSRGIDDSAYSKITIGSLIYGFKLLDNLTLWVKQEGNIFNVERFSADVFGGKMYGTAVFDISNGYNYKVGSILKGLRLSTLCEEIKPIRGYLSGMLDGFIHLKGTNGGISTILGKTDFWTYSAKGESTKLSREFLKKVGGQSIKTYLGDRDFDKGFMNLYVQNGFLIFHELEISNKNFFGFTDLLIKVAPFNNRIAIDDLMWTITEAANRAKKEKD; this is encoded by the coding sequence ATGTCATTGAAAGTAAAAAGATTAATAAAAATAATCTCTCTCGTTCTTCTCGTCCTTACTATCTGTTTTGTTACCCTTGCCTATCTTAAATATCAGGATTTTAAAAAAGCCCTCATTTCAAAAATGGAAGATGAAGCTACTTCATTTATGGGTCAGAAAGTTGACATTGGTGATATGTCCTTCAGCCTTACAGGCATAGACATATATAATATTTCAGTGAAAAACCCTGTGGGTTTCAGCTCAGGGGAACTTCTCAGGATAAAAAAGCTCCATTTGAATATGAAATACAGGGAGCTTTTTAATAAAAAATTCTATCTTAAAAGAATCTTAGTCTACTCCCCTGAACTCACTCTTGTAAAGGACAAGGAAGGAAGGCTTAATATTTCTGAAAAGCTGAGAAATTTTTTCAAGAGAAAACCAACAATTATTTATCAGATAGACAACCTCGAATTGAAATCAGGTTCGTTTGATTTCAATAAAGTATTCAGGACAGAAAAAATCAATATACACATAAAAAATCTTTCCTCAAATGCAGGAGTAAAAACCTCAATAAAAGGCAGTTCATCATTTGTCGAAGATAATAAGATAAGTTTTGAAGGATGGGCATATCTGAAAGATGAACCAAAAAGATTGAATATTTCTGTTTTATCTAAAGATATAAACCTATTGCTGTTCAAACAAATTTTTAACAAATATGGAATAAATACCGAAAATACAAAAACCAGTTTTTACTTGAATGCATGGGGTGATACCACAAAAGGATTGAATATCAAATCTGATATAAGTATTAAAAAAGCAGGGTTTGCTTTCTTTAAAAGAGACACTAAGGAAATCCTGCTGAACATGCGTGCTTTCCTTAACATGCCGGAAAAACTGCTCTCAATTGAAGATTGCTCAATCAGCTCAAATCATATTGCTACTACTACATTGAAAGGTGAAATAAAAAGGATGGAAAATGACTTCGTCTTTACCATATGGCCGAAAATAAACAAGCTTGACCTATCAAAATTCAATTTTATGAAGAATGTGCAGTTAAACGGAATCATTACATCTGAGAATCTTCTAATTCATGGAAGCATTAAAAAGCATTTTCCTGAAATATCCGGGACAGTTAACCTCAGGGATGGTGTCTTTAAGTCAAAAAATGCAGATATCGATGCAATCAATGCTAAGCTCATATTTTTGCCTGGAAAAAATATAAGCGCCAGAGCAGAGACTATAGTTAGAATATCCAGGTTGAAAGGATATCAGTTTAATACAACTGCAAATGCAAATTTTATGTTTAAAGCAAAAGAAGATCTGAAGGATATAGTTCTTATATCTTATATTAATCTATCGCCTGTTGAAATAGATATTGAAAAAGAAAATAAAGTTCAGATGGAGAGTCTTACGTTGGATGTAAAAGGGAATTTTAAAGAAAAGAAATTTTCATTAGAAGGCCTGGCTGATATAAGAAATGTACAGTACAGGAAATATAAAATACCCCAACTACATACAGGATTTATTATTAAGAATAGCGGTGAAGATATTGCTTTGAAGAATTTAAATATTGATGGGAAAGATTTCAAATTAACATCTGAGCTTGTGACTGTAAATTTCCCGGAAAAAGGAAAGAAGGTCGAAGCAACAATAAAAACAGAAAAATTAAATGCTTACTATCCAGTAAAAAAAGCAGAAATCAGGGATACATCTCTTTATCTGGATATCAGGAGAATAAGCAATTTGATTAAAGGAACTTCTAATTTTTCAATAGGTGGCCTTTGGTTTAATGGTATTCATACCGCTTCAATAAGAGGTGGAGGGAAATTTAATAACGAGATCTTTTCTCTTGAAATCTCGAAGGCTGAAGTTTTGCATGGAAATGTGAGACTAAAGGCAGATGGACGGATATCTAAAAGTCTTTATCCATTAAAGATTGAATTATATACAGAAGATATTGACCTGGGCAAAATGTCAGAAGAGACCATGAAGATTATAGACTTACCTTACAGGGTGTCAGGAAACCTTAAGAGATTAATATTTGATGGAATATTAGAAAATGCTGGGGTCTTAGAAGGTAGGGCAAAAATGGAGGCAGAAAAAATTGAAGTGTTTGATAAAAAAACTAAAAGCATACTAAAAGATATCTCGATGACAGGTGATGGTGAGTTTAAAGGAGAAGATATAAGTTTTATTATCAAGGCCTCTGAAGGAAGAATATCAGCAGACATATCTGGATCAGTAAAAAATTTTTTTAAAAAAGACAGATTATTTGAGATGAAAATAACCCATCCAGAGATAAAATTAACAGACGTCAGAGAGACTTTATGGGAAGTATTCCCTGACAGTTTTCTTTATGCTGAACTTGGTGGAAGTTTTTCATCTGTTTTTTCTATTAAATATACAGCATCTTCATTACAAGTGGATGGAAAATTAAAATTAAATAACATTGTTTTAGAAGGAGAAAACAGGGAATATTATGTTGGTCCTGTAAACGGTATTATTCCGATTGGATATAAAAAACCACGTGTAAAAGCTGTTAAGGATATGCCATTGTTCGAACGTTCAGAATTTAACAATCTTAAAAAATATTTTTCTCGTGGGATTGATGACTCTGCATATAGTAAAATAACAATTGGTTCTTTGATATATGGGTTTAAATTGTTAGATAACCTCACTCTATGGGTGAAGCAGGAGGGCAATATTTTCAATGTTGAACGATTCAGTGCCGATGTTTTTGGTGGGAAAATGTATGGTACTGCTGTTTTTGATATCTCAAATGGTTATAATTATAAAGTAGGTTCAATTTTAAAAGGTCTCAGACTTTCAACATTATGCGAGGAAATAAAACCGATTCGCGGTTACCTGTCAGGAATGCTTGATGGCTTTATACATCTGAAAGGGACGAATGGAGGGATATCGACAATACTCGGCAAGACAGATTTCTGGACATACAGTGCTAAAGGAGAATCGACAAAACTTAGCAGAGAATTCTTAAAAAAGGTTGGTGGACAGTCTATAAAAACCTATCTCGGGGACAGAGATTTTGATAAAGGGTTTATGAATCTTTATGTGCAGAATGGATTTCTGATATTTCATGAATTAGAAATCTCTAATAAAAACTTTTTCGGTTTTACCGATCTTTTGATAAAGGTTGCTCCTTTTAATAACAGGATAGCAATAGATGATCTTATGTGGACAATAACAGAGGCAGCGAATAGAGCAAAAAAAGAGAAAGATTAA
- a CDS encoding 2-oxoacid:ferredoxin oxidoreductase subunit beta — MSVLEDYKGQIPAWCPGCGNFGILKAFKEAMVELGLEPHQFTIVSGIGQAGKFPHYLKCNTFNGLHGRTLPVATGMRLANHEMLVIAVAGDGDCYGEGGNHFIHAMRRNINVKLFVHDNQIYGLTKGQASPTSLEGMITKNQPFGVFSEQLNPIAIAVANDCSFIARSFAGDTLHLKEIIKEAIKHKGFSLVDILQPCVTFNKINTYEWYNQRIYKIEPEYNPENRIEAFKKALEWGEHIPIGIIYKNRRPILEERIPIIKDNPLVKQPVDLSVLDNIMKEFF, encoded by the coding sequence ATGTCAGTATTAGAAGATTATAAAGGTCAGATACCTGCATGGTGTCCGGGATGTGGCAACTTCGGCATCCTCAAAGCATTTAAAGAGGCAATGGTCGAGCTTGGACTTGAGCCTCATCAATTTACGATTGTATCAGGGATCGGACAGGCAGGGAAATTCCCGCACTATCTGAAATGTAATACTTTCAACGGACTTCATGGAAGGACATTGCCGGTTGCTACGGGAATGAGGCTTGCAAATCATGAAATGCTTGTCATAGCAGTAGCAGGAGACGGAGACTGTTACGGTGAGGGTGGGAACCACTTTATACATGCGATGAGAAGAAACATAAACGTTAAACTCTTTGTGCACGATAACCAGATCTACGGGCTTACAAAAGGTCAGGCATCCCCTACAAGTCTGGAAGGAATGATAACTAAAAATCAGCCTTTCGGGGTCTTTTCTGAACAGTTGAATCCTATAGCAATTGCGGTTGCAAATGACTGCAGTTTTATAGCAAGAAGTTTTGCAGGTGATACTCTGCATTTAAAAGAAATCATAAAAGAGGCAATTAAACACAAAGGTTTTTCCCTTGTAGATATTCTCCAACCATGTGTGACATTCAATAAAATTAATACATATGAATGGTATAACCAAAGGATATATAAAATAGAGCCTGAATACAACCCTGAAAACAGAATAGAAGCTTTTAAAAAGGCTCTTGAATGGGGAGAACATATCCCTATAGGTATAATCTATAAAAACCGCCGTCCGATTTTAGAGGAAAGAATACCTATCATTAAAGACAATCCATTAGTCAAACAGCCAGTTGATCTGTCAGTGTTAGATAATATAATGAAGGAATTCTTTTAA
- a CDS encoding 2-oxoacid:acceptor oxidoreductase subunit alpha — protein sequence MDYSIKIGGEAGQGIQTIGDTLAKVFSRSGYNVLTSQDYESRIRGGHNFYQIRISNTPVTAISENVHILIALDRASIEQHAFEVVDNGQIINDSSAIGEVKREGKGFYLDVPFTKLAIEHGSSKIMANTVATGAVLGMLKMELDILNAIIKDTFKKKGEGVINANIKSAQAGYDYAVKNCLHCSLIPAPLSGKKMLINGIEAIGLGAIASGCKFYSAYPMTPSTGIMNYLAGKEKEYGIIVEQAEDEIAAINMAIGASFAGVRAMTGTAGGGFALMVEGLSLAGMTETPVVIALGQRPAPATGLPTRTEQSDLLFTIHAAHGEFPRVIFAPGTPEQAFYLTNKAFDMAEKYQIPAFILFDQYLADSGWTFDAFDMSRIFYKDYRLREEELKNFNNYKRHAFTETGVSPLGVPGVSKSLIVTDSDEHDEDGHIIEDAEKRIKMVQKRLFNKLPHIRKDISPPVLYGDSKPRLIIAGWGSTFGVMKEVVDILSKNKEIAMLHFSEIYPFPATVFDYLTLLKNAEMTVCIEQNATRQFARLMKAEMGYEFKAHINKYDGRPFTVEGLLRELDVSIRRL from the coding sequence GTGGACTATTCAATCAAGATAGGCGGTGAGGCAGGACAGGGTATCCAGACCATTGGAGATACACTCGCAAAGGTATTTTCACGTTCGGGATACAATGTCTTAACCAGCCAGGATTATGAATCAAGAATACGGGGAGGTCACAATTTCTACCAGATAAGGATTTCAAACACCCCGGTCACTGCTATCAGCGAAAATGTTCATATACTCATTGCTCTCGATAGAGCAAGTATAGAACAGCATGCTTTTGAAGTCGTAGATAATGGCCAGATCATTAATGATTCATCTGCTATAGGAGAAGTAAAAAGAGAAGGAAAGGGATTTTATCTTGATGTCCCATTCACAAAGCTTGCTATTGAGCACGGTAGCAGCAAGATTATGGCAAATACTGTTGCAACCGGCGCTGTCCTTGGAATGCTTAAGATGGAACTCGATATCCTTAATGCGATCATAAAAGATACTTTCAAAAAGAAAGGTGAGGGGGTCATTAATGCAAATATTAAATCAGCACAAGCAGGATATGACTATGCAGTGAAAAACTGTCTCCATTGTTCTCTTATACCAGCACCTTTATCAGGGAAGAAGATGCTTATAAATGGTATTGAAGCTATAGGACTCGGTGCGATTGCATCTGGATGCAAATTTTATTCTGCATATCCTATGACACCTTCTACAGGAATAATGAATTATCTTGCAGGAAAAGAGAAAGAGTATGGGATTATTGTTGAACAGGCTGAGGATGAGATCGCAGCTATCAATATGGCCATAGGTGCATCATTCGCAGGCGTAAGAGCAATGACCGGAACTGCTGGTGGAGGATTTGCTCTCATGGTAGAAGGGCTATCTCTGGCTGGGATGACTGAGACCCCTGTTGTTATTGCACTCGGGCAAAGACCAGCTCCAGCTACAGGTCTTCCAACGAGAACAGAGCAGTCTGATTTACTTTTCACAATCCACGCTGCACATGGGGAATTTCCCCGTGTTATTTTTGCCCCTGGAACACCTGAACAGGCATTTTATCTTACTAATAAAGCATTCGATATGGCTGAGAAATATCAGATTCCTGCCTTTATATTGTTTGACCAATATCTGGCTGATTCTGGATGGACTTTCGATGCTTTTGATATGAGCAGAATTTTTTATAAAGACTATAGACTCAGAGAAGAAGAATTGAAAAATTTTAACAACTACAAAAGGCATGCCTTTACAGAAACAGGGGTGTCGCCTCTCGGAGTTCCTGGAGTTTCTAAATCATTAATAGTCACAGACAGCGATGAGCATGATGAGGATGGTCATATTATAGAAGATGCAGAGAAGCGAATAAAGATGGTGCAGAAAAGGCTTTTCAATAAACTGCCTCATATAAGAAAAGATATTAGTCCTCCTGTGCTTTATGGTGACAGTAAGCCCCGCCTGATTATTGCAGGATGGGGCTCTACATTTGGAGTCATGAAAGAGGTGGTCGATATTCTTTCGAAAAATAAAGAGATAGCGATGCTTCATTTTAGTGAAATTTATCCTTTCCCTGCAACAGTATTTGATTATTTGACTTTGCTGAAGAATGCAGAGATGACCGTTTGTATTGAACAGAATGCAACTCGACAATTTGCACGTCTTATGAAAGCAGAGATGGGCTATGAATTCAAGGCACATATTAATAAATATGACGGAAGGCCATTTACTGTTGAAGGACTTTTAAGAGAGTTAGATGTCAGTATTAGAAGATTATAA
- a CDS encoding ferritin family protein: MVKFSIREVVEQAIQTEKLGYEFYTLMAEKFKDNSELKKLFELLAAHETKHGRSFSDLLNKINDEEPEGWDEIKLYLRAIIDSEFFLGKDKCLPSLEHVKSAREAIDFALCFERETLLYYYALKETTGEKEILDKIINEEKSHIVWLNNLRKSFV; the protein is encoded by the coding sequence ATGGTGAAATTTTCAATAAGAGAGGTTGTTGAACAGGCTATTCAGACAGAAAAGTTAGGTTATGAGTTTTATACACTCATGGCAGAAAAATTCAAGGATAATAGCGAATTGAAAAAACTCTTCGAGTTACTTGCAGCACATGAGACAAAACATGGTAGGAGTTTTTCCGATTTGCTAAATAAGATAAACGACGAAGAGCCTGAAGGATGGGATGAGATCAAACTTTATCTAAGAGCTATCATTGATTCTGAATTCTTTCTTGGAAAAGATAAATGTCTGCCTTCACTTGAACATGTAAAATCTGCACGAGAGGCTATTGATTTTGCTCTCTGTTTTGAACGCGAGACGTTACTTTATTATTATGCGTTGAAAGAAACAACTGGGGAAAAAGAGATTCTGGATAAAATTATCAATGAAGAGAAAAGCCATATTGTTTGGTTGAATAATTTAAGAAAAAGCTTTGTTTAA